The genomic region ACGCTGGCTGGCGCAACCCATGCACCGCCTGGCCAGCGCAGCGCAAGAGTTGGGGCGCAACCTGGACCGCCCGACCTTGCCTGAGGACGGCCCTGCAGAGTGCCGTGACGCCAGCCGTGTGTTCAACCAGATGCAGGCGCGGCTGCGCCAGCAGCTGGCTGATCGCGACGGGTTTGTGGCCGCGGTGTCGCACGACCTGCGCACCCCGCTGACCCGCCTGCGCCTGCGCGCAGAAGCACTGCCCCACCCGCAGGACCAGGAGCGTTTTGGCCGCGACATTGCCGAGATGGACGCCATGATCACCGCCACGCTGGACTACCTGCGCGGGGTGGCGCAGGCGGAACCCTGGGTTCGCCTGGATGTGGCGGCGCTGGCCCACAGCCTGGCCGATGATCAGATGGACATGGGGCACGCCGTGACGGTGCAAGGGCAGGCGCAACCGCTGGCCGTGCAGGCCGGGGCCCTGCGCCGGTGTCTCGACAATCTGGTCGGCAATGCGGTGCGTTATGGGGGCAGCGCCGAAGTCACGTTGCAAGACGAGCCCGCTGGCCTGGTGATTGCCGTGCGCGACCACGGTCCCGGTCTGCCCGAGGCGGAGCTGGCGCGGGTGATGGCCCCGTTCTACCGCGTGGAGGCTTCCCGCAACCGCGGCAGTGGCGGCGTGGGCCTGGGCCTGACCATTGCGCAGGACATCGTGCGCCGCCACGGTGGCGAGCTGCGCCTGTCCAACGCGCCCGGCGGTGGCTTGCTGGCGCGGGTGTGGCTCCCGCGGGCGGGCTTGCCACCAGAGATGTCTGAACAGGCTCTTTGAGTCAAAATGGGCTGTAGCGCTCATCCATCAAGCGCGGGCAGCTCCTGAATCCATAGCGCCTGCTGCTCAGCAAATCTCAGGCAGGCTTGTCTGCGCTATTGCACGGGGCGAATCGCGGCTGCCACACGCCGTCGATACAGACCTGCTCGGCAAACATGGCAGCGGGCCGCACCCACAGGCCGTGTTCGCCATACAGTGCGCGGTACACCGTCATGGGCTCCAGAGTTTCGCTGTGCCGGGCGGTGTCCAGCACCTCATACAGCATGCCCTTGTAATGCCGATACAGGCCGGGTGGGGTGGGGGTGAAAGAGGGGAGTTCTTCGTTCATCGTTACCATGGTGGGTTGCATTGCCAAGGGGGCCAACGATCGATGGACCCCATAAAAAAGTGACAGGGAGGAAGCCAGCCGTGGAATGGGCAGATTTTGTGCACCTGGTGCGCACCAGTGAGCAGGACAGCGCCGAGAACAGCCGCGCCTATCGGCGCAGCGTCGCCTTTTTTGCCGCCCTGGGATACGCCTGGGTGGTGGGCTGCTTTGTGCTGGCCATCGCCCTGATGGGCTGGGTAGTGTCTCAGATGATGCATGGCCGCGTGCGGTTCATGCTGTTGTGGTTGCTGGTGGCCGCAGGCAGTCTGCTGTGGGTCAGCCTGCGGGCGTTGTGGATGCGCATGGCCCCGCCCGAAGGTGAGGAGATCACGGCCGAGGAAGCGCCCGAGCTGTTCGAGGCGCTCAACCGCATTCGCCGCAAGATCAAAGGCCCGGCCATTGACCATGTGCTGCTCAACGGCGATTTCAACGCAGCCATCCAGCAGATTCCGCGCTATGGCTTGTTCGGCGGTGGCGTCAATTACCTGGTGATCGGGCTACCGCTGCTCATGGCGCTGGACCGCAGCCGCTTCCTGTCTGTGCTGGCCCATGAGTACGGGCATTTGCGCGGAGACCATGGCCGCTTTGGCGCATGGATTTACCGCACCCGCTGGTCGTGGATGCAGCTCAACAAGAGCCTGGGCGACAACGGCGGCGTGGCCGGGGCCGCTACCGAAGCCTTCCTGCGCTGGTACTTTCCGCGCTTTGCGGCCAAGACCTTTGCGCTGGCCCGGCAGGATGAATACGAGGCCGACAACGTGGCGGGCCGCCTGTCGGGGCGCGAGGTGATGGCTGCTGCGCTGATCGAAGTTGAAATCCGCGGCCGCTGGCTGGAGGCGGAATTCTGGCGCGACCATTGGTGCGCTGCGGCCTCCAACCCATTACCCGTGGGCCCCTACCGCGGCATGCGCCGCCTGCTGGCCGATGCGCCGGATGCTGCCTTTGCCAACGACGCACTGCGCCAGGCCCTCAAGCGCCTGAGCAACCTGGACGACACCCACCCCGGCCTGCGTGACCGGCTGGAGGCGCTGGACGCCGCCCCCACCTTGCCGGAATGGTCGCGTGGCAGCGCACTGGCCTTGCTGGGCAAGGAGCCCAAGCGCTGGATTGCGCACTTTGACCGCCAGTGGTGCACTGCGAATGCCACCGAGTGGAAGCTGCACCACGCCTGGCTGCAGCGCGTGCGTGCGCGGGCCGACGTGCTGCAGGCTGGGGTGCCGCAGGCCAGTGCGGCAGAGCTGGTGGAGCTGGCACGCCTGCGCAAGCACCTGGACCCCCGGGCCGATGTGCGCCCGCTGTACGAACTGGCGCTGGAGCGCAGCGCAGAACACCCAGGTGCTTTGCGTGGCTTGGTGACCTGCCTGCCGGAGGGAGACCGAGCCGCCAAGCTGGCCTGCCTGCACCGCCTGTGGGACGCGGGCAGCAACGACCGCTGGTGGGCTGCCCGCACCGCGCTGGCCGAGCTGGAGACGCCGCGCATCGGCTACGACCATGATGCTGCGGCCTTCAAGCAGTGGCGCAAGCGGCTGGAGCGTGCGCAAGAATCCGAAGAGCGTGCGTGGGAGGAGTTGACGAATTCCGCCTATTTCAACCACATCGCCCGCCACGATCTCAGCGAGTTTGAACTGGGTGAACTCCAGGCCGAGCTGGCCCGTTGCACGCCCATCACAGGCGCCTGGCTGGTGCGCAAGAACCTGCGCGAGCATCCTCAGCGGCGTGCCTATTTGCTGTTTGTGGATGTGCCCCGCCTGGACGATGAGGACCGGTACGAGCTGTGCCGCTGGCTGGAACGCTCACTCAACCTGCCCGGGCCTGTGCTGGTGTTGTGGGCGGGTGAGGACCCGACGATCAAGGAAATCCGGCGCTACGCCTTTGATCCTGTTTTTTCGCGCTGAATTCTCGCGCTGAAGGCTCTACGGGGTGCGCTGCAGGGCCTGCCAGCAGTTGTGGCAGGCCCTGCGCGAAGCCCTTGGCCCTGCACAGTGGGACAATCGGGGAATGCATCCCAAAGTTCTCCTTGATGCCTGCGCCGAACTGGTCAGGCTCACTCTCACGTTTGAACACCCCGCCGACGCGGTGGTTTCCCGTTACTTCCGCGACAACCGGGGCCTGGGGCCCCGCGAGAGGGCCACGCTGGCCGAAACGGTCTACACCGTGCTGCGCAAGAAGCTGCTGTTCGACCATCTGGCCCCCTCAGGCTCGGGGCCCAAGGAGCGCCGCATGGCCATCCTGGGGTTCCACGGCCCCCGCGACTTTCTCAAGAGTGCGCTGACCGAGCAGGAGAAGAAGTGGCTTGACCAGTGCGACAGCATCCGCCCGGATGACCTGATGGAACGCCACCGCCACAACCTGCCCGAGTGGCTGGTGCCGCCGCTCAAGGAGCAACTGGGGGATCAGTTCTGGCCGCTGGCAGAAAGCCTGTCGCAGAACGCACCGCTGGACCTGCGCGTCAATACCCTCAAAGAAAAAAGGGCGGATGTGCAGAAGGAGCTTGCGCAGGCAGCTATCAAATCAGTAGCGACTCCGTACTCTCCATGGGGCTTGCGCATTGAGGGCAAGCCTGCGCTGACCAAGCTCGATGCCTTCACGCGGGGCGCGATCGAGGTGCAGGACGAGGGCTCGCAATTGCTAGCCCTGCTGCTTGACGCCAAGCGGGGCGAGATGGTGGTGGACTTCTGCGCCGGTGCCGGTGGCAAGACCCTGGCCATTGGTGCCGCCATGCGCAGCACAGGCCGCCTGTATGCGTTTGACGTGTCGGCCCACCGGCTGGACGCGCTCAAACCCCGCATGGCCCGCAGCGGGTTGTCCAACATCCACCCCGCCGCCATCGCCCACGAGCGCGATGAGCGCATCAAGCGCCTGGCGGGCAAGATCGACCGGGTGCTGGTGGATGCCCCTTGCTCGGGCCTAGGTACGCTGCGCCGCAATCCAGACCTGAAGTGGCGCCAGTCTGCCAAGGCAGTGCAGGAGCTGGTGGACAAGCAGACCGCCATCCTGGAAAGCGCTGCCCGCCTGCTCAAGCCCGGGGGGCGCCTGGTGTATGCCACCTGCAGCATCCTGCCTCAGGAGAACGAAGCTATTGCCCAGGCTTTCAGCGCCGCACACGCTGACTTTGCCGTGCTGGATGCGGGCGAAGTCCTCACCCAGCTCAAGGTAGAGCAGGCCGCCAGCCTGTGCAGCGGCGGCGAGACGGGGACCACCTACCTGCGCCTGTGGCCCCACCGGCACCAGACGGATGGCTTCTTCGCCGCCGTGTGGGAACGCAAGCGTTAAAACTGCGAACGCAGGCGGGGTTGTGTGAGTCGCTCT from Acidovorax sp. DW039 harbors:
- a CDS encoding ATP-binding protein, coding for MAALSLQPLRSAFRALARWLVPSTLFGRLALLLLVAVFASHVLALSLMWELRPPPPPGAPGAGAWQGPAPPSSAPSDVIDVKAPPPSPAEAAGVGHPAPAARLQPPRPPGPPSIAQVMDAPPRLKLGLLLDIGVRLAVLLAVAWWAARWLAQPMHRLASAAQELGRNLDRPTLPEDGPAECRDASRVFNQMQARLRQQLADRDGFVAAVSHDLRTPLTRLRLRAEALPHPQDQERFGRDIAEMDAMITATLDYLRGVAQAEPWVRLDVAALAHSLADDQMDMGHAVTVQGQAQPLAVQAGALRRCLDNLVGNAVRYGGSAEVTLQDEPAGLVIAVRDHGPGLPEAELARVMAPFYRVEASRNRGSGGVGLGLTIAQDIVRRHGGELRLSNAPGGGLLARVWLPRAGLPPEMSEQAL
- a CDS encoding DUF1653 domain-containing protein encodes the protein MVTMNEELPSFTPTPPGLYRHYKGMLYEVLDTARHSETLEPMTVYRALYGEHGLWVRPAAMFAEQVCIDGVWQPRFAPCNSADKPA
- a CDS encoding M48 family metallopeptidase; translation: MEWADFVHLVRTSEQDSAENSRAYRRSVAFFAALGYAWVVGCFVLAIALMGWVVSQMMHGRVRFMLLWLLVAAGSLLWVSLRALWMRMAPPEGEEITAEEAPELFEALNRIRRKIKGPAIDHVLLNGDFNAAIQQIPRYGLFGGGVNYLVIGLPLLMALDRSRFLSVLAHEYGHLRGDHGRFGAWIYRTRWSWMQLNKSLGDNGGVAGAATEAFLRWYFPRFAAKTFALARQDEYEADNVAGRLSGREVMAAALIEVEIRGRWLEAEFWRDHWCAAASNPLPVGPYRGMRRLLADAPDAAFANDALRQALKRLSNLDDTHPGLRDRLEALDAAPTLPEWSRGSALALLGKEPKRWIAHFDRQWCTANATEWKLHHAWLQRVRARADVLQAGVPQASAAELVELARLRKHLDPRADVRPLYELALERSAEHPGALRGLVTCLPEGDRAAKLACLHRLWDAGSNDRWWAARTALAELETPRIGYDHDAAAFKQWRKRLERAQESEERAWEELTNSAYFNHIARHDLSEFELGELQAELARCTPITGAWLVRKNLREHPQRRAYLLFVDVPRLDDEDRYELCRWLERSLNLPGPVLVLWAGEDPTIKEIRRYAFDPVFSR
- a CDS encoding RsmB/NOP family class I SAM-dependent RNA methyltransferase yields the protein MHPKVLLDACAELVRLTLTFEHPADAVVSRYFRDNRGLGPRERATLAETVYTVLRKKLLFDHLAPSGSGPKERRMAILGFHGPRDFLKSALTEQEKKWLDQCDSIRPDDLMERHRHNLPEWLVPPLKEQLGDQFWPLAESLSQNAPLDLRVNTLKEKRADVQKELAQAAIKSVATPYSPWGLRIEGKPALTKLDAFTRGAIEVQDEGSQLLALLLDAKRGEMVVDFCAGAGGKTLAIGAAMRSTGRLYAFDVSAHRLDALKPRMARSGLSNIHPAAIAHERDERIKRLAGKIDRVLVDAPCSGLGTLRRNPDLKWRQSAKAVQELVDKQTAILESAARLLKPGGRLVYATCSILPQENEAIAQAFSAAHADFAVLDAGEVLTQLKVEQAASLCSGGETGTTYLRLWPHRHQTDGFFAAVWERKR